In marine bacterium B5-7, a single window of DNA contains:
- the rpsF gene encoding 30S ribosomal protein S6, which yields MRHYEIVFLVHPDQSDQVSNMIARYTKLIQDGKGHVHRQEDWGRRQLAYPINKLHKAHYLLFNIECDQKTLADLEHNFKFNDAVLRHLVLAMDAAVTEDSPMLRTKEAQKVNKPRSAEADARQDA from the coding sequence ATGAGACATTATGAAATTGTCTTTTTGGTCCATCCGGATCAGTCCGATCAAGTATCTAATATGATCGCTCGTTACACAAAATTGATTCAAGATGGCAAAGGTCATGTGCATCGCCAAGAAGATTGGGGTCGTCGTCAGTTGGCTTACCCTATTAATAAGCTTCACAAGGCACATTATTTGTTGTTCAACATTGAGTGCGACCAAAAAACCTTGGCTGACCTTGAGCACAACTTCAAATTTAATGATGCAGTGCTTCGTCACTTAGTGTTGGCGATGGATGCTGCTGTCACAGAAGATTCCCCTATGTTGCGTACCAAAGAAGCGCAAAAGGTCAATAAACCCAGATCGGCTGAAGCAGACGCTCGCCAAGACGCATAA